From Methanomassiliicoccus sp., the proteins below share one genomic window:
- a CDS encoding DUF3795 domain-containing protein translates to MVGIERPVLERSHIAPCGMNCALCLGYQRTKNKCPGCWGDDPNKPDHCRLCTIINCPTISANSSHFCYECSKVPCRRLKQLDARYRTKYEMSMMENLEEIREQGVDNFLAHQAERYTCPACHGLLCVHRPQCLTCGWTRDVPAAKTKQPRKAP, encoded by the coding sequence ATGGTCGGGATCGAGCGTCCGGTCTTGGAGCGTTCCCATATCGCCCCCTGCGGGATGAACTGCGCCCTGTGCTTGGGGTACCAGCGGACCAAGAACAAGTGCCCAGGGTGCTGGGGAGACGATCCTAATAAGCCCGATCACTGTCGATTGTGCACCATCATCAACTGCCCTACCATCAGTGCCAACAGCTCCCATTTCTGTTACGAGTGCAGCAAGGTCCCCTGCAGGAGATTAAAGCAGCTGGACGCCCGCTACCGCACCAAATACGAGATGAGCATGATGGAGAACCTGGAAGAGATAAGGGAGCAAGGTGTGGACAACTTCCTGGCCCACCAGGCCGAACGGTACACGTGCCCGGCATGCCATGGTCTGCTGTGCGTGCATCGCCCTCAATGCCTTACCTGCGGTTGGACCAGGGACGTACCTGCGGCCAAGACCAAGCAGCCCAGAAAAGCTCCTTGA